The following are encoded together in the Serratia odorifera genome:
- a CDS encoding methyl-accepting chemotaxis protein — protein sequence MLLRFSQLTIPWRGELRAIEHAVAMIVFKPDGTVLRANDLFLQCLGFERSDVIGQHHRIFCDQQYAASAAYRQHWQRLNQGESITDNIKRRRKNGELLWLQATYTPVINRRGNVSAIVKLACDVTDRLVQAQQQRSLLAALDRSMAIITFTPQGVIVDANDNMLALMGYHLEEARGQAHSVLCSAELAASAQYQQHWQRLADGEFITGRFERLNRRGERVWLEASYNPILDEQGRVIKVVKIAQDITRLMIQQQQEEALVRDVHHLSLATDKSAAQGATIVQQAVNGMQQVEQAARQTSRVVSDLGDYSQQIDGIVAAMRKIAAQTNLLAINASIEAAHAGEHGRGFAVVANEVRVLAEQSRKAAVEIEGMTKSIQQGVAAAIAGMTTCVEQAGGGVALTQDAGQVIQQVNVGMQDVVRLMQTFRTVKQEETLS from the coding sequence ATGCTGTTACGATTCAGTCAGTTAACTATTCCCTGGCGCGGCGAGCTGCGCGCCATTGAACATGCCGTGGCGATGATCGTATTTAAACCCGATGGCACCGTGCTGCGTGCCAACGATCTATTTTTGCAATGTCTGGGGTTTGAACGTAGCGACGTCATCGGCCAACACCACCGTATATTCTGCGACCAGCAATACGCCGCCAGCGCCGCTTATCGCCAGCATTGGCAGCGGCTTAATCAGGGTGAATCAATTACGGATAATATTAAGCGGCGGCGCAAGAATGGCGAGCTGCTCTGGCTGCAAGCTACCTATACCCCGGTTATTAACCGTCGAGGGAACGTGTCGGCGATAGTCAAGCTGGCCTGCGACGTTACCGACCGCCTAGTGCAGGCACAACAGCAGCGCAGCTTGCTGGCGGCATTGGATCGTTCGATGGCGATCATCACCTTTACCCCGCAGGGAGTGATTGTGGATGCCAATGACAACATGCTGGCGCTGATGGGCTACCATCTTGAAGAGGCGCGCGGCCAGGCACACAGCGTGCTGTGTTCGGCAGAGCTGGCCGCCTCGGCGCAATATCAGCAGCATTGGCAGCGCCTGGCGGATGGCGAATTTATTACCGGTCGCTTTGAGCGGCTTAATCGCCGTGGTGAGCGGGTCTGGCTGGAAGCGAGCTACAACCCGATACTCGATGAGCAGGGGCGGGTGATCAAGGTGGTGAAGATTGCCCAGGACATCACGCGACTGATGATACAGCAGCAACAGGAAGAGGCTCTGGTTCGCGATGTACACCATCTGTCGCTGGCGACCGATAAAAGCGCGGCACAAGGAGCGACCATCGTTCAGCAGGCGGTCAACGGCATGCAACAGGTGGAACAGGCCGCCCGCCAGACGTCACGGGTGGTGAGCGATCTGGGTGACTATTCGCAACAGATTGACGGCATTGTCGCGGCGATGCGCAAGATTGCCGCGCAAACCAACCTGTTGGCGATCAACGCGTCGATTGAAGCGGCGCATGCCGGTGAGCATGGACGCGGCTTTGCGGTGGTAGCCAATGAAGTCCGCGTGCTGGCGGAGCAGTCTCGCAAGGCCGCGGTTGAAATCGAAGGTATGACAAAATCGATTCAACAGGGGGTCGCCGCGGCGATAGCCGGCATGACCACCTGCGTCGAACAGGCCGGCGGCGGCGTGGCGTTGACCCAGGATGCCGGTCAGGTAATCCAGCAGGTGAACGTGGGCATGCAGGATGTGGTCAGGCTGATGCAGACGTTTAGAACGGTGAAGCAGGAGGAGACGTTGTCCTGA
- the rlmF gene encoding 23S rRNA (adenine(1618)-N(6))-methyltransferase RlmF: protein MQKKKTFPQQKKGLHPRNRHRSRYDFPALIASCPALAPFVKANEWGDESVDFADPAAVKMLNRALLQHFYGIEHWDIPADYLCPPIPGRADYLHHLADLLATSNGGEIPRGKSVAILDVGVGANCIYPIVGLREYGWRFTGSEIDPVSLNSAKMIVAMNPTLKNSVRLRLQKQPTRIFDGIIGVAERFDATLCNPPFHASEQEARASTRLKLHKLGKGNVADKPVQNFGGKNNELWCDGGEEAFVRSMVEESVAKAKNCLWFTSLISKNTTLPSIYHALKLAGAQQVRTIEMAQGQKISRFVAWTFHDAEQQAAWAAERWQNAPLAQG from the coding sequence GTGCAAAAAAAGAAAACCTTCCCGCAGCAGAAAAAAGGCCTGCATCCCCGTAACCGCCACCGTTCCCGCTACGACTTCCCGGCGTTGATCGCCAGTTGTCCAGCGCTGGCGCCGTTTGTCAAAGCCAACGAATGGGGCGATGAGTCGGTGGATTTTGCCGATCCGGCCGCGGTGAAAATGCTTAACCGCGCACTATTACAGCATTTTTACGGTATTGAGCATTGGGATATTCCTGCCGATTACCTGTGTCCGCCGATCCCTGGGCGTGCGGATTATCTGCACCATCTGGCGGATCTGCTGGCGACCAGCAACGGCGGCGAGATCCCGCGCGGCAAGAGCGTGGCGATCCTCGACGTTGGCGTGGGCGCCAATTGCATTTATCCGATCGTCGGTCTGCGTGAGTACGGTTGGCGTTTTACCGGTTCGGAAATCGATCCGGTTTCGCTGAACTCGGCCAAAATGATCGTGGCGATGAATCCGACGTTGAAAAACAGCGTGCGCTTGCGGTTACAAAAACAGCCGACACGCATTTTTGACGGCATTATCGGCGTTGCCGAGCGTTTTGATGCCACACTGTGCAACCCGCCGTTCCACGCCTCCGAACAGGAAGCACGCGCCAGCACCCGGTTGAAGCTGCATAAATTGGGCAAGGGCAACGTGGCGGATAAACCGGTGCAGAACTTTGGCGGCAAGAATAATGAACTATGGTGTGACGGCGGCGAAGAAGCCTTCGTGCGCAGCATGGTGGAAGAAAGCGTCGCCAAGGCAAAAAACTGCCTGTGGTTTACTTCGTTGATCTCAAAAAACACCACGCTGCCGTCGATTTACCACGCGCTGAAGCTGGCCGGTGCCCAACAGGTTCGTACCATCGAAATGGCCCAGGGGCAGAAAATCAGCCGCTTCGTCGCCTGGACATTCCACGACGCTGAACAGCAAGCAGCCTGGGCTGCCGAACGCTGGCAAAACGCCCCGCTAGCGCAGGGCTAA
- a CDS encoding flavin reductase family protein, which produces MSSETHYYYEPAAGHGLPHDPLNAIVGPRPIGWISSVSAAGQRNLAPYSFFNCFNYRPPIIGFASSGWKDSVANIVETGEFVWNLATRPLAEAMNNSSASLPRDGDEFAFAGVTPLPGRKVAVDRVAESPVHFECRLSQCIQLQTAAGEQVETWLVLGEVVAVHIDRTLLDQHGLYQTAAAQPILRAGGPTAYYAISEQQRFDLVRPDARK; this is translated from the coding sequence ATGAGCAGTGAAACGCATTACTACTATGAGCCGGCCGCCGGGCATGGCTTGCCGCACGATCCGCTGAATGCCATCGTCGGGCCTCGGCCGATCGGCTGGATCTCGTCCGTCAGCGCCGCCGGACAACGCAATCTGGCGCCGTACAGTTTCTTTAACTGCTTCAACTATCGCCCGCCGATCATCGGCTTCGCCAGCTCTGGCTGGAAGGACAGCGTGGCGAACATCGTCGAAACCGGCGAATTCGTCTGGAACCTCGCCACCCGCCCGTTGGCGGAAGCAATGAACAACAGCTCGGCGTCGCTACCGCGCGACGGGGATGAGTTTGCCTTTGCCGGCGTCACGCCGCTGCCGGGTCGCAAGGTCGCGGTCGATCGGGTGGCGGAAAGCCCGGTCCACTTTGAATGCCGACTGAGCCAGTGCATCCAGTTGCAAACGGCGGCCGGCGAGCAGGTGGAAACCTGGCTGGTGCTGGGGGAAGTAGTGGCGGTGCATATCGATCGCACGTTGCTGGATCAACATGGCCTGTATCAAACCGCCGCTGCCCAGCCGATTCTGCGCGCCGGTGGGCCGACGGCGTATTACGCTATTTCTGAGCAGCAGCGTTTCGATCTGGTGCGACCGGACGCGCGTAAATAA
- a CDS encoding M3 family metallopeptidase has product MQQALDYFNQLNQDYLRVHQTKEDLFWQNYMGVGAADVSARFAAAESAYKRFIAEPRRLSAIRQLLAELEALPPSQQRLALQHGLNGWLRFFDCNVIEDPQAQALLDQIIAAEADLYDRRKGHQLTHLNAKGQRVAASLGELLTNQATNQNEEYRRSSQTALRELEQWLLHNGLPALIGLRNRFARQMGYRNYFDYKVNKTERMTPEQLFAILDRFEQQTRDANARSLQQLAAEKGAQALEPWNLRFASAGDVTRQLDPYLPFALSLARWVDSFKRLHIGFRGAQMNLDLLVRAGKYENGFMHGPQPPFFLQGEWQPARLNFTSLAQPGQVGSGAHGLNTLFHEGGHAAHFANICQNAPCFSQEFPPTSMAYAETQSMFCDSLLDDADWLKRYAKNSAGETVPDALIKASIQARQPMRAFNERHILLVPYFEWALYQWDEAQLTPEAITQLARDTEQKILGISGSPRPTLAIPHLLSLESACSYQGYLLALMAVEQTRQFFLQRDGYLTDNPAIGPDLAQHYWRPGNSVSHDDTLRSLTGEGFNPDYLAAACNQTVEQAWLAAQATMAAAAQRPQPAADFDLAARIRVVDGDVLLADNADGDQKMCQDFAAAIAARL; this is encoded by the coding sequence ATGCAACAGGCTCTCGACTATTTCAATCAATTGAACCAGGATTATTTGCGCGTTCACCAGACCAAGGAAGATCTGTTCTGGCAGAACTATATGGGGGTCGGCGCCGCAGACGTGTCGGCACGCTTTGCCGCTGCCGAAAGCGCCTATAAGCGTTTTATCGCCGAGCCGCGCCGTCTGTCGGCGATTCGGCAACTGCTGGCCGAACTGGAGGCGTTGCCGCCATCGCAGCAACGCCTGGCGTTGCAGCATGGGCTAAATGGCTGGCTGCGGTTCTTTGACTGTAACGTGATTGAGGATCCGCAGGCGCAGGCGTTGCTCGATCAGATCATTGCCGCCGAAGCCGATCTGTACGATCGCCGCAAAGGCCATCAGTTAACCCACCTGAATGCCAAAGGGCAGCGGGTGGCGGCGTCGCTGGGCGAGCTGCTGACCAACCAGGCCACCAACCAGAACGAAGAGTATCGCCGCAGTTCGCAAACCGCGCTGCGCGAGCTGGAGCAGTGGCTGCTGCATAACGGCCTGCCGGCGCTGATCGGGCTGCGCAATCGCTTTGCGCGCCAGATGGGCTATCGCAACTATTTTGATTACAAGGTGAACAAGACCGAACGCATGACGCCGGAGCAGCTGTTCGCCATTCTTGACCGTTTCGAGCAGCAAACCCGCGACGCCAATGCGCGCAGTCTGCAACAACTGGCGGCGGAGAAAGGCGCACAGGCGCTGGAGCCGTGGAACCTGCGCTTTGCCAGCGCTGGCGATGTTACTCGCCAACTGGATCCGTATTTGCCGTTCGCCCTGTCGTTGGCGCGTTGGGTCGACAGTTTCAAGCGGCTGCATATCGGTTTTCGCGGCGCGCAAATGAACCTCGATCTGTTGGTGCGCGCCGGCAAGTATGAAAATGGCTTTATGCATGGCCCGCAGCCGCCGTTTTTCCTGCAGGGCGAGTGGCAGCCGGCCAGGCTCAATTTCACCAGTCTGGCGCAGCCGGGGCAGGTCGGTAGCGGCGCCCATGGCTTGAATACCCTGTTCCATGAGGGCGGGCACGCGGCGCACTTTGCCAATATCTGTCAAAACGCTCCCTGTTTCTCGCAGGAGTTCCCGCCAACCTCGATGGCCTATGCCGAAACACAGTCGATGTTCTGCGACAGCCTGCTGGATGACGCAGACTGGCTGAAACGTTATGCCAAAAATTCCGCCGGTGAAACGGTGCCGGATGCGCTGATCAAGGCCAGCATTCAGGCACGTCAGCCGATGCGCGCTTTCAACGAGCGCCATATTTTGCTGGTGCCGTATTTTGAATGGGCGCTGTATCAATGGGATGAGGCACAGCTGACGCCAGAGGCGATTACCCAGCTGGCGCGCGACACCGAACAGAAAATCCTCGGTATCAGCGGCAGCCCGCGACCGACGCTGGCGATACCGCACCTGCTGTCGCTGGAATCGGCCTGCTCTTATCAGGGCTACCTGCTGGCGTTGATGGCGGTAGAACAGACGCGTCAGTTCTTCTTGCAGCGCGACGGCTATTTGACCGACAACCCGGCGATAGGCCCCGATCTGGCGCAGCACTATTGGCGGCCGGGCAATAGCGTCAGCCATGACGACACCTTGCGCAGCCTGACCGGTGAAGGCTTCAACCCGGATTATCTGGCCGCGGCCTGTAACCAGACGGTAGAACAGGCGTGGCTGGCGGCGCAGGCAACCATGGCGGCAGCGGCGCAGCGTCCGCAACCGGCAGCCGACTTTGACCTGGCAGCACGCATTCGGGTGGTAGACGGCGATGTGCTGCTGGCGGACAACGCCGACGGCGACCAGAAGATGTGCCAGGATTTTGCCGCCGCGATCGCCGCCCGGCTGTAG
- the ybiB gene encoding DNA-binding protein YbiB, with product MDYTKIIKEIGRGKNHARDLDQATAFALYQAMLAGEVPELELGGVLIAMRIKGEAEAEMLGFYQAMQQQVLRLQKPHGRPMPVVLPSYNGARKQANLTPLLALLLARVGLPVVVHGVLDDSTRVTSAEIFQALGIDWSENAADAQQRLESGEPVFMPVGALSAALDRQLSLRWRMGVRNSAHTLAKLATPFGDADVLRIASVSHPEYVGRVASFFRQIGARGLLMHGTEGEAYANPLRCPQIHYIVNGEQQIMLERPAQEAAPQLPAARDAETTARWMERCLAGEVAIPDALARQVACCLLASGEVDTFEQGLARLA from the coding sequence ATGGATTACACCAAAATTATCAAAGAAATAGGGCGTGGCAAAAATCACGCACGCGATCTGGATCAAGCGACGGCATTTGCGCTTTATCAGGCGATGCTGGCCGGCGAAGTACCGGAGCTGGAGCTGGGTGGCGTGCTGATCGCCATGCGCATCAAAGGAGAGGCCGAAGCCGAAATGCTCGGCTTTTACCAGGCGATGCAGCAGCAGGTGCTGCGGTTGCAAAAACCGCACGGTCGGCCGATGCCGGTGGTGTTGCCGAGCTACAACGGCGCGCGCAAGCAGGCCAACCTGACGCCACTGTTGGCGCTGCTACTGGCGCGCGTTGGCTTACCGGTGGTGGTGCACGGCGTGCTGGATGACAGCACGCGGGTCACCAGCGCCGAAATCTTCCAGGCGTTGGGAATCGACTGGTCGGAAAATGCTGCCGATGCCCAGCAGCGGCTGGAGAGCGGCGAGCCGGTGTTTATGCCGGTTGGTGCGTTGTCCGCCGCGCTCGATCGCCAGTTAAGCCTGCGCTGGCGCATGGGGGTACGCAACAGCGCCCATACGCTGGCCAAACTGGCGACGCCATTTGGCGATGCAGACGTGCTGCGCATCGCCAGCGTTTCGCACCCGGAATACGTGGGCCGCGTGGCGTCGTTTTTCCGCCAGATCGGCGCCCGCGGTTTGTTGATGCATGGCACCGAGGGCGAAGCCTACGCCAACCCGCTGCGTTGCCCGCAGATCCACTATATCGTCAATGGTGAGCAGCAGATTATGCTGGAACGCCCGGCGCAGGAAGCTGCGCCGCAGCTGCCGGCGGCCAGAGATGCTGAAACCACCGCGCGCTGGATGGAACGCTGTCTGGCCGGCGAGGTGGCTATTCCGGACGCCTTGGCGCGTCAGGTGGCCTGTTGTCTGCTGGCCAGTGGCGAAGTCGACACGTTCGAACAGGGGTTGGCACGCCTGGCATGA
- a CDS encoding NAD(P)H-dependent oxidoreductase, which translates to MHYLIVTAHPVQSSLTHGVVQRIAAGIAEGSHSVEIADLAAEGFDPRFSTDDISAFQLQAPIPVDVLAEQQRIDRADAVILVYPVYWWSMPGQLKGWIDRVFTNGWAYQDGGDGKVKKKLSHLRVHLAAIGAADRSTYDRHGYTSAIQTQIDHGIFDYCGAQVVTSELLLMPEFPHIEALLASAQALGSKMAGVAQSQMAL; encoded by the coding sequence ATGCATTATCTTATCGTTACCGCACACCCGGTTCAGAGCTCGTTGACTCACGGCGTGGTGCAGCGCATCGCAGCGGGCATTGCCGAGGGCAGCCACAGCGTCGAGATCGCCGACTTGGCGGCGGAAGGGTTTGACCCGCGTTTTTCTACCGATGATATCAGCGCATTTCAATTACAGGCACCGATCCCGGTGGACGTGCTGGCCGAGCAGCAGCGTATCGATCGCGCCGACGCCGTGATACTGGTCTATCCGGTATATTGGTGGTCGATGCCAGGCCAGCTCAAGGGCTGGATCGATCGGGTGTTCACCAACGGCTGGGCGTATCAAGACGGTGGTGATGGCAAGGTGAAAAAGAAACTGTCGCATCTGCGGGTGCATCTGGCGGCGATTGGTGCTGCCGATCGGAGCACCTACGACCGCCATGGCTATACCAGCGCGATACAGACCCAGATCGATCACGGCATCTTTGATTATTGTGGTGCGCAGGTGGTGACGTCTGAACTGCTGCTGATGCCGGAGTTTCCGCATATCGAGGCGCTGCTGGCGTCGGCGCAGGCGCTGGGCAGCAAGATGGCTGGCGTCGCCCAGTCGCAGATGGCACTCTAG
- a CDS encoding TetR/AcrR family transcriptional regulator, whose product MTKFSTQQKSATAMPRQRLSREERNRQLLDTAWQIIGQEGTENLSLGRLAEQSGVTKPVVYDHFGTRLGLLAALYQEFDARQNALFDELLQASEATLIGRATLIATAYVDCVLLQGREIPGIIAALAGTPELEKIKRAYEVAFIEKCRQMLVPFASGKQIAAAGLWAMLGAAEALSCAAVCQQISADEAKRELLITIVALVERS is encoded by the coding sequence ATGACCAAATTTTCCACGCAACAAAAATCCGCCACGGCAATGCCGCGGCAACGTCTGTCACGCGAGGAGCGCAACCGTCAACTTTTGGATACCGCATGGCAGATAATCGGTCAGGAAGGAACGGAAAACCTGTCGCTGGGCAGGCTTGCTGAGCAGTCTGGCGTAACCAAACCGGTGGTGTACGATCACTTTGGTACGCGCCTTGGACTGTTGGCAGCGTTGTATCAAGAGTTCGACGCGCGCCAGAACGCGCTGTTTGATGAGCTATTACAAGCCAGCGAAGCCACGCTGATTGGCCGCGCCACGCTGATTGCCACCGCGTACGTCGATTGCGTGCTGCTGCAAGGACGCGAGATCCCCGGCATTATCGCCGCGCTGGCCGGTACGCCGGAGCTTGAAAAGATCAAACGCGCCTATGAAGTGGCATTTATCGAAAAATGCCGGCAGATGCTGGTGCCGTTCGCCAGCGGCAAGCAGATTGCCGCCGCGGGGTTATGGGCGATGCTGGGAGCGGCAGAAGCGTTGTCCTGCGCGGCGGTCTGCCAGCAAATCAGCGCCGATGAAGCCAAACGCGAGCTGCTCATCACCATCGTGGCGCTGGTAGAAAGAAGCTGA
- a CDS encoding LysE family translocator, with translation MDIATLLLFSAACLALAVTPGPDMLLIASRSLSQGRRAGFASLAGIQLGTYCHALAAALGLSQLFVAVPLAYDAVRLLGAAYLLYLAWKTLRTGSNLQATAGLQTVAVGRILQQGLWTNILNPKMALFVLALFPQFINPQAGSVVVQMLLLATVLNVIGLAINGGVILLIGGMKSRFAGRQFSARWPNYLLSGVFAGLACKLIFDSRK, from the coding sequence ATGGACATTGCAACGCTGTTGCTGTTTTCCGCCGCCTGCCTGGCACTGGCCGTTACGCCAGGGCCGGATATGTTGTTGATCGCCTCGCGTAGTCTCAGTCAGGGGCGGCGCGCCGGCTTTGCCTCGCTGGCTGGTATCCAGCTTGGCACCTATTGCCACGCTCTGGCCGCCGCGCTTGGGTTGTCGCAGCTGTTTGTGGCGGTACCGCTGGCTTACGATGCGGTTCGCCTGTTGGGGGCGGCTTATCTGTTGTATCTGGCGTGGAAAACGCTGCGCACGGGCAGCAATTTGCAGGCCACCGCCGGCTTGCAGACGGTAGCGGTCGGGCGCATTTTGCAGCAAGGGCTGTGGACCAATATTCTTAATCCCAAAATGGCGCTGTTCGTGCTGGCATTGTTTCCGCAGTTTATCAATCCACAGGCCGGATCGGTGGTGGTGCAGATGCTACTGTTGGCGACGGTGCTGAACGTGATCGGCCTGGCGATCAATGGTGGCGTCATTTTGCTGATCGGCGGGATGAAAAGCCGCTTCGCCGGGCGGCAGTTCAGCGCTCGCTGGCCAAACTATCTGCTGAGCGGCGTGTTTGCCGGCCTGGCCTGCAAGCTGATTTTCGACAGTCGTAAATAA
- a CDS encoding DMT family transporter gives MKTEIKRGSLEMIAAMLISGSIGWFVLMSGQPVVNVVFWRCVFGTAVLLVVCGLRGQLRRSTLNCAILLTAVAGGIALVINWLLLFAAYAYASISIATAVYNTQPFMLVVLAALLLGEKLTARKMLWLTLAFIGMALVVLSQPGQQSEQQHYLLGILLSLGAAFFYALMALAAKRLTGTPPHVIALIQVSVGALMLLPLVDFGVATSAGQWGLLITLGVLHTGVMYVLLYGGIQKLPTHLTGSLSFIYPLAAMLVDRFAFGHQLVALQLAGATLILLAAAGMNLLGERRAPTALSTGCNNLPCGSSKTPRADYD, from the coding sequence ATGAAGACAGAAATTAAACGCGGCTCGCTGGAGATGATTGCGGCGATGCTGATTTCCGGCAGCATTGGCTGGTTTGTGCTGATGTCGGGCCAGCCGGTGGTCAACGTGGTGTTTTGGCGCTGTGTGTTTGGCACCGCGGTGCTGTTGGTGGTATGTGGGCTACGGGGACAACTGCGCCGCTCGACGTTGAACTGTGCCATATTGCTGACGGCGGTGGCGGGTGGTATTGCGTTGGTGATCAACTGGCTGCTGCTGTTTGCCGCCTATGCCTACGCCTCTATTTCCATCGCTACTGCGGTGTACAACACCCAACCGTTTATGCTGGTGGTATTGGCGGCGCTATTGCTCGGTGAAAAGCTGACGGCGCGTAAAATGCTGTGGCTGACGCTGGCGTTTATCGGCATGGCTCTGGTGGTACTGTCGCAACCAGGGCAGCAGAGCGAACAGCAACATTATCTGTTGGGCATTTTGCTGTCGCTTGGCGCGGCATTTTTCTATGCGCTGATGGCGCTGGCAGCCAAACGCCTGACCGGTACGCCGCCGCACGTGATTGCACTGATCCAGGTCAGCGTCGGCGCGCTGATGCTACTGCCACTGGTGGACTTTGGGGTGGCAACCAGCGCTGGGCAATGGGGGCTCTTGATTACCCTGGGCGTGTTGCACACCGGCGTGATGTACGTGTTGCTGTACGGCGGTATCCAGAAATTGCCGACCCACCTCACCGGTTCGCTGTCGTTTATTTATCCGCTTGCGGCCATGCTGGTCGACCGGTTTGCCTTCGGCCATCAACTGGTTGCGCTGCAACTGGCCGGGGCGACGCTGATCCTGCTGGCAGCGGCCGGAATGAATCTGCTGGGGGAGCGGCGGGCGCCAACCGCCTTGAGCACCGGGTGTAATAATTTGCCGTGTGGCTCTAGTAAAACGCCGCGTGCGGATTATGATTGA
- a CDS encoding Lrp/AsnC family transcriptional regulator translates to MDDIDRQMLALLAEDARMSLKMLSAKVGLSSPSTSERLRRLEESGVIQGYTLNVNLPALGYAFQSLVRVKPLPGMLKKVEQMIAETPEVIECDKVTGEDCFIVRLVAHSLEQLDQILDRLAERAQSNTSIVKTTPVKRRLPPL, encoded by the coding sequence ATGGACGATATCGATCGCCAAATGCTGGCCTTGCTGGCCGAGGATGCGCGCATGTCGCTGAAGATGCTGAGCGCCAAAGTGGGCCTGTCGTCGCCGAGCACTTCGGAGCGGTTGCGGCGGCTGGAAGAAAGCGGCGTGATCCAGGGCTACACCCTGAACGTCAATCTGCCGGCGCTGGGCTACGCGTTCCAGTCGCTGGTGCGCGTCAAGCCGCTGCCGGGCATGCTGAAGAAAGTGGAACAGATGATCGCCGAGACGCCCGAGGTGATCGAATGCGACAAGGTCACCGGCGAAGACTGTTTTATCGTGCGCCTAGTGGCTCACTCACTGGAGCAGCTCGACCAGATCCTCGATCGGCTGGCCGAACGGGCGCAAAGCAACACCTCGATAGTGAAAACCACGCCGGTGAAACGCCGCCTGCCACCGCTGTGA